One window of the Podospora pseudopauciseta strain CBS 411.78 chromosome 4, whole genome shotgun sequence genome contains the following:
- the MAK5 gene encoding ATP-dependent RNA helicase (COG:A; EggNog:ENOG503NUN6), whose protein sequence is MAFDKKRKHSGEQAQAKRSQSKGGPKRQKTQNTEKHFVPVDELPWQTVEVPEMFDDAEGFYGLEEIQGVDVVREGDVVKFVAAVPKGKAGKKKDDKKAEDQKMEDNEDEFEGFDDTPEEESTPVETKAGDQKKEPKTKKDAKDQKKEPKEAKKDGKKDAKKQKKPAPQPTEDPELESNLFTSLDTLPDIEPEEDVDTSEWAPVELSPDLVAAIGNLRFGKPTPIQARAIPEIINGHDVIGKASTGSGKTLAFGIPIVEKWLAKQAEGKEDEKKHPIAMILSPTRELAHQISDHLKKLCDGLTESPYICSVTGGLAIQKQLRQLEKADIIIGTPGRLWEVISTEIAVMNSIRQIDFLVVDEADRLLKDGQFKEAEDIIKALDRTRPGEEAEEDSDSDEEPTPKHNRQTLVFSATFNKALQQKLAGKARYNLMGEAESLEHLLKKLNFREAKPKFIDANPVSQMADKLKEGLIHCGDLEKDLYLYAVLLLQPTRRALVFTNAINTVRRLTPFLQNLGLPAISLHSDMEQKARLRSLEKFKADPPKNANPGSSVQAPILVATDVAARGLDIPNVDLVIHYHVPRSADDYVHRSGRTARATQSGVSIMLCGPKEDIPTQRLITKVHASTAASSGKPKKDLLGVQTIDIDRRLVSHLKPRVTLSKKITETTIAKEKGAKEDDWLKNAAEELGIELDEDEFEKVGSWKGKGSGKKQQEKQARAVGKQEVQKWRWELNELLKRRVNTGVSEKYLNGVDVEGLLRGVRSEFLGQVEGLGL, encoded by the exons ATGGCGTTcgacaagaagagaaagcaCTCCGGCGAGCAGGCGCAGGCCAAGCGCTCGCAATCAAAAGGCGGCCCAAAACGCCAAAAGACGCAAAATACGGAGAAACACTTTGTCCCCGTCGATGAGTTGCCATGGCAGACTGTTGAAGTTCCTGAGATGTTTGATGACGCCGAAGGGTTTTACGGCCTGGAAGAAATCCAGGGTGTTGATGTCGTCAGAGAGGGCGATGTTGTCAAATTT GTGGCTGCTGTGCCTAAAGGCAAAgctggcaagaagaaggatgacaAGAAGGCTGAGGACCAAAAAATGGAGGACAATGAAGATGAATTCGAAGGCTTTGACGACACACCTGAGGAGGAGTCAACTCCAGTAGAGACCAAGGCCGGTGACCAAAAGAAGGAacccaagaccaagaaggaCGCCAAGGACCAAAAGAAGGAGCCAAAGGAGGCAAAGAAAGATGGAAAGAAAGAcgccaagaagcaaaagaaaccAGCGCCACAACCTACGGAAGATCCCGAATTGGAGTCGAATCTGTTCACCAGCCTCGACACCTTACCTGATATCGAACCAGAGGAAGACGTTGATACATCCGAATGGGCGCCAGTTGAGTTGTCGCCTGACCTGGTAGCAGCGATTGGAAACCTCAGATTCGGCAAGCCAACACCGATTCAGGCACGCGCTATTCCAGAAATAATCAACGGTCACGATGTTATTGGTAAAGCGTCCACGGGTTCCGGCAAGACCTTGGCCTTTGGGATTCCCATTGTGGAAAAGTGGCTTGCGAAGCAGGCAGAGGGAaaggaggacgagaagaaaCACCCAATCGCCATGATCCTTTCACCAACAAGAGAATTGGCTCATCAGATTTCGGATCATTTGAAGAAGCTTTGCGATGGTCTTACCGAGTCGCCTTATATCTGCTCAGTCACTGGTGGTTTGGCTATTCAGAAGCAGCTGAGGCAGTTGGAGAAGGCAGATATCATCATCGGAACACCTGGTCGTCTGTGGGAGGTCATCAGCACAGAAATTGCCGTAATGAACTCGATCAGGCAGATCGACTTCCTCGTGGTGGATGAGGCTGACCGCCTGCTCAAGGATGGCCAGTTTAAGGAAGCAGAGGACATCATCAAGGCCTTGGACCGGACGCGTCCCggtgaggaggctgaggaagATTCGGATTCCGACGAAGAGCCTACGCCCAAACACAACCGCCAGACCCTGGTCTTTTCTGCCACCTTCAACAAGGCCCTCCAGCAGAAGCTCGCCGGCAAGGCCCGCTACAACCTCATGGGAGAAGCTGAGTCCCTCGAGCACttgctcaagaagctcaactTCCGGGAGGCCAAGCCCAAGTTCATCGATGCGAACCCCGTCTCCCAGATGGCCGACAAGCTGAAAGAAGGTCTCATCCACTGCGGTGATCTCGAGAAGGACCTCTACCTCTacgccgtcctcctcctccaacccacccGCCGTGCCCTCGTCTTCACCAATGCGATCAACACCGTCCGCCgcctcacccccttcctccaaaaCCTCGGTCTCCCCGCCATCTCTCTCCACTCCGACATGGAGCAAAAAGCCCGTCTCCGCTCCCTCGAAAAGTTCAAGGCCGACCCACCCAAGAACGCCAACCCCGGCTCCTCCGTTCAGGCTCCCATCCTGGTAGCAACCGACGTCGCCGCCCGCGGTCTCGACATCCCCAACGTCGACCTCGTAATCCATTACCACGTCCCCCGCAGCGCAGACGACTACGTCCATCGCTCCGGTCGTACCGCTCGTGCGACTCAATCCGGCGTGTCGATCATGCTCTGCGGCCCCAAGGAGGACATCCCCACCCAGCGCCTCATCACCAAGGTCCACGCCTCCACTGCTGCCTCCAGCGGCAAGCCCAAGAAGGACCTCTTGGGCGTCCAGACCATTGACATCGACAGGCGGCTGGTATCCCACCTCAAACCCCGCGTGACGCTCTCCAAGAAGATCACCGAGACGACGATtgccaaggagaagggcgCAAAGGAGGATGACTGGCTGAAGAAcgcggcggaggagctggggatcgagctggacgaggatgagtttGAGAAGGTGGGCAGctggaaggggaaggggagcgggaagaagcagcaggagaagcaggcgagggcggtggggaAGCAGGAGGTGCAGAAGTGGAGGTGGGAGTTGAACGAGTTGCTGAAGAGACGGGTGAACACGGGGGTTAGTGAGAAGTATCTGAATGGGGTtgatgtggaggggttgctgaggggggtgaggagtgAGTTTTTGGGgcaggtggaggggttggggctttga
- a CDS encoding hypothetical protein (COG:D; COG:P; EggNog:ENOG503NVM9) — MSEAYPSTPSPSPYYTSRRLGHHHHLDDTPIIADLNPRPRSLHLLVASNGPRDVAYAQTIAVRLSKETQITTRAIVDDLTHRLAQEIMVHQNKPASLATNEQQASELIEWADLLVLAPIDADTLAKMMVGIADNLLLQVLRGWDASKRVLMVPGMTKQMWESPVTRRQMGKLHRKWGWVRVLPPVLWSYAGDGSGKRMVEWEGFNELLGIIKNQADLLKVGFNVDVGGGSLPVVVVKKGKQKKARSQLPPELWSMIFEFLGDWELATSLGVYTTLEVPTGEGWRTEPRDKGDLVGVFMHELEWTLLGADTEEICKKLAKAPAGFCDLSALAVHLIFKFSLTGVLTWIEGNSPHLFKCFDGKTIPTKASAYYGRTDILEWWRKSPSFLEKQYDCEAVDKASMRGFVHVLEWWRRSGLPLKYSEAAFEGASSKGHIHVLEWWREASLQNSAVALKPGKALLGAAQWGMVEVIRWWEESGIPAGYHEAVCKMASRWGQVEVLECWRRLRGDDKLEFDNQILMEATYHAHIHVLEWWRKYAHGELPGMNGKKGRRVEYKTMDVEEALEDSLGDQTKVRRWWAENGLNLGLGTTEWMKIKAL, encoded by the coding sequence ATGTCCGAAGCctacccctccaccccctccccgtccccttACTACACCTCCCGCCGCTTgggacatcaccaccacctcgacgACACCCCCATCATCGCAGACCtcaacccccgcccccgctcCCTTCACCTGCTCGTCGCCTCCAACGGCCCCCGCGACGTGGCCTACGCCCAGACCATCGCCGTCCGGCTCTCCAAAGAAACACAAATCACCACCCGCGCCATCGTCGACGATTTGACGCATCGGTTGGCGCAGGAGATCATGGTTCATCAAAACAAACCCGCCTCCCTTGCCACGAATGAGCAGCAAGCTTCGGAACTGATCGAATGGGCGGATTTGCTGGTGTTGGCACCGATAGATGCTGATACACTGGCGAAGATGATGGTCGGGATTGCGGACAATTTATTGTTGCAGGTGCTGAGGGGGTGGGACGCGAGCAAGAGGGTGCTGATGGTGCCCGGGATGACGAAGCAGATGTGGGAGAGCCCGGTTACGAGGCGGCAGATGGGGAAGCTGCATCGGAagtgggggtgggtgagggtgcTGCCGCCGGTGTTGTGGTCGTATGCCGGGGATGGAagtgggaagaggatggtggagtgggaggggtttAACGAGCTGCTTGGGATCATCAAGAACCAGGCGGATTTGTTGAAGGTGGGGTTTAATGTTGACGTTGGGGGTGGTAGtttgccggtggtggtggtgaagaaggggaaacAGAAGAAGGCAAGGAGCCAGCTTCCTCCGGAGCTGTGGAGTATGATTTTTGAGTTTTTGGGGGATTGGGAGTTGGCGACGAGTTTGGGGGTTTATACTACCCTCGAGGTGCCcacgggggaggggtggaggacGGAGCCGAGGGATAAGGGGGATCTGGTGGGCGTTTTTATGCATGAGTTAGAGTGGACGCTTCTGGGCGCGGATACGGAGGAGATCTGTAAGAAGCTGGCAAAGGCTCCGGCGGGGTTTTGTGATTTGAGCGCGTTGGCTGTGCACCTCATCTTCAAGTTTTCCTTGACGGGGGTCTTGACTTGGATCGAGGGGAATTCACCTCATTTGTTCAAGTGTTTTGACGGAAAGACGATACCGACAAAGGCGTCGGCTTACTATGGGAGGACGGATATTTtggagtggtggaggaagagcccGAGCTTTTTGGAGAAGCAGTATGATTGTGAGGCGGTGGATAAGGCGTCGATGAGGGGGTTCGTGCACGTGCTagagtggtggaggaggagcggacTGCCGCTCAAGTACAGCGAGGCTGCGTTTGAGGGGGCGAGTTCGAAGGGGCACATTCATGTTTTggagtggtggagggaggcgagCTTGCAGAACTCGGCCGTGGCGCTGAAGCCGGGGAAGGCGTTGCTGGGGGCGGCGCAgtgggggatggtggaggtgattaggtggtgggaggagagcgGTATACCGGCGGGATATCACGAGGCGGTTTGCAAGATGGCGAGTCGGTGGGGGCAggtggaggtgctggagTGTTGGAGGCGGCTGAGGGGGGATGACAAGCTGGAGTTTGATAATCAGATCTTGATGGAGGCGACGTATCATGCGCATATTCATGTGCtggagtggtggaggaagtATGCTCATGGGGAGCTGCCGGGGATGAATGGGAAGAAGGGCAGGAGGGTGGAATACAAGACCATGGATGTGGAAGAGGCGCTGGAAGATTCTCTTGGCGACCAGACAAAGGTCAGGAGATGGTGGGCGGAGAACGGGTTGAACTTGGGCCTGGGTACTACGGAGTGGATGAAGATCAAGGCTCTTTGA
- a CDS encoding hypothetical protein (COG:K; EggNog:ENOG503P40X), which produces MSQPTEHKSWTKTVGTTSSKSLTCTVSTDPTLISLDALSAAFNSDFIYWSKPLTHAHLQTLVQNSLCLGLYDEEKELIGFGRLITDRLTFAYLTDVYVLPSHQGKGLARFMMSCLDEIVSEWDEHLRRLLLFTRDEEAAKLYKHTLGAQDVRETGTGKLICMERVGGGNTFQAPDH; this is translated from the exons ATGTCTCAACCAACTGAGCACAAATCATGGACAAAGACTGTCGGCACCACAAGCAGCAAGAGCCTCACATGCACAGTCTCCACCGATCCcaccctcatctccctcgaTGCCCTCTCCGCAGCCTTCAACTCAGACTTCATCTACTGGTCCAAACCCCTCACCCACGCCCATCTCCAGACTCTAGTCCAAAACTCACTTTGCCTCGGTCTCTATGATG aagaaaaagaactaATTGGCTTCGGCCGCCTGATAACTGACCGACTCACCTTCGCCTACCTCACAGACGTCTacgtcctcccctcccaccaaggCAAAGGACTGGCCAGATTCATGATGTCCTGTCTGGACGAGATAGTCTCCGAATGGGACGAGCACCTGAGACGCTTACTCCTCTTTACCCGAGACGAGGAAGCTGCCAAGCTCTACAAACACACCCTCGGGGCACAAGACGTGAGGGAGACCGGCACAGGAAAGCTAATCTGCATGGAGAGGGTCGGTGGCGGAAACACCTTCCAGGCACCAGATCACTGA
- the NDH51 gene encoding NADH dehydrogenase [ubiquinone] flavoprotein 1, mitochondrial (EggNog:ENOG503NU1K; COG:C), which produces MLSRTAAPTKASAKTLTNAVAAATTQQQCRSFATVQDGAAPSRTYGGLRDQDRIFQNLYGRFPPDLKSAKKMGDWHKTKEILLKGHDWIIGEIKASGLRGRGGAGFPSGLKWSFMNFKDWDKDNKPRYLVVNADEGEPGTCKDREIMRKDPHKLVEGCLVAGRAMNASAAYIYIRGEFIHEAAVLQNAINEAYADGLIGKNACGSGYDFDVYVHRGGGAYVCGEETSLIESLEGKPGKPRLKPPFPAAVGLFGCPSTVANVETVAVAPTICRRGGSWFAGFGRERNQGTKLFCISGHVNNPCTVEEEMSIPLRELIDKHCGGVRGGWDNLLAVIPGGSSTPILPKHVCDDQLMDFDALKDSQSGLGTAAVIVMDKSTDVVRAISRLSHFYRHESCGQCTPCREGSKWTEQIMQRFEKGQGREREIDMLQELTKQVEGHTICALGEAFAWPIQGLIRHFRPELEARMQKFAQENGGEALAGGWKRDSREKGVLVSPGM; this is translated from the exons ATGTTGTCCCGCACTGCTGCGCCCACCAAGGCGTCGGCCAAGACCCTCACAAACGCTGTCGCGGCCGCCACGACGCAACAACAATGCCGTTCGTTCGCTACCGTCCAGGACGGCGCTGCCCCTAGCCGTACCTATGGTGGCCTTCGCGACCAGGACCGCAtcttccagaacctctaCGGCCGCTTCCCCCCCGACCTCAAGAGCGCCAAGAAGATGGGCGACTGGCACAAGACCAAGGAGATCCTCCTCAAGGGCCACGACTGGATCATTGGCGAGATCAAGGCCTCCGGCCTCCGCGGacgtggtggtgctggtttCCCCTCGGGTCTGAAATGG TCGTTCATGAACTTCAAGGACTgggacaaggacaacaaaCCGAGATACCTGGTTGTCAACGCCGATGAGGGTGAGCCGGGAACCTGCAAGGATCGCGAGATTATGCGCAAGGACCCCCACAAGCTGGTGGAGGGCTGCTTGGTCGCTGGCCGTGCCATGAACGCTTCGGCTGCTTACATCTACATTCGTGGAGAGTTTATCCACGAGGCTGCCGTTCTCCAAAACGCCATCAACGAGGCTTATGCCGACGGTCTTATTGGCAAGAACGCCTGCGGTTCCGGTTATGACTTTGATGTCTACGTTCACCGTGGTGGCGGTGCCTACGTCTGCGGTGAGGAGACCAGCTTGATCGAGTCTCTTGAGGGCAAGCCTGGCAAGCCCCGGTTGAAGCCTCCTTTCCCTGCCGCTGTCGGTCTTTTCGGTTGCCCTTCCACTGTTGCCAACGTCGAgactgttgctgttgccccTACCATCTGCCGTCGTGGTGGCAGCTGGTTCGCCGGCTTCGGCCGTGAGCGCAACCAGGGCACCAAGCTCTTTTGCATCAGCGGTCACGTCAACAACCCCTGCACagtcgaggaggagatgagcaTTCCTCTCCGGGAGCTTATCGACAAGCACTGCGGCGGTGTCCGTGGCGGCTGGGACAACCTCCTGGCTGTCATCCCCGGTGGTTCTTCCACCCCTATCCTGCCCAAGCACGTCTGCGACGACCAGCTCATGGATTTCGATGCCCTGAAGGACAGCCAGTCCGGTCTCGGCACCGCTGCTGTCATCGTCATGGACAAGAGCACCGATGTTGTCCGCGCCATCTCCCGTCTCAGCCACTTCTACCGCCACGAGTCTTGCGGCCAGTGCACTCCTTGCCGTGAAGGCAGCAAGTGGACCGAGCAGATCATGCAAAGATTCGAGAAGGGCCAGGGTCGCGAGCGTGAGATTGACATGTTGCAGGAGCTGACCAAGCAGGTGGAGGGTCACACCATTTGCG CTTTGGGTGAGGCTTTTGCCTGGCCTATCCAGGGTCTTATCCGCCACTTCAGGCCAGAGCTTGAGGCGCGCATGCAAAAGTTTGCTCAGGAGAACGGTGGCGAGGCACTTGCTGGGGGGTGGAAGCGTGACTCTAGGGAGAAGGGTGTGCTTGTCTCTCCTGGTATGTAA
- the TRM7 gene encoding tRNA (uridine-2'-O-)-methyltransferase trm7 (COG:D; EggNog:ENOG503NVWX) — MGKSSKDKRDAYYRLAKEQGWRARSAFKLLQLDEEFNLFENVTRVVDLCAAPGSWSQVLSRVLIKNEKFGRCAWEDREAQFRQRMLNLIPSASSQEDSQQETKQDVEMANTQDETTARPDVKIVSIDLQPISPLPGVITLRADITHPATVPLLLKALDPSYDPETSTNQQAQHPVDLVISDGAPDVTGLHDLDIYVQSQLLFAALNLALCVLKPGGKFVAKIFRGRNVDLLYAQLKVFFEKVHVAKPRSSRASSVEAFIVCINFQPPEGFKASLEEPLGVGSRLAELQEQQQDPISQSEPSKADDDGITEVILEDLSGSDNKNRWIAPFIACGDLSAFDSDASYKLAAGHVSLPPVQPPTAPPYKRAIELRRQNGGAYGKPVVAK, encoded by the exons ATGGGAAAATCGTCAAAAGACAAGCGCGACGCCTATTACCGGCTCGCCAAAGAACAAGGCTGGCGTGCCAGAAGTGCtttcaagctcctccagtTGGATGAGG AATTCAACCTCTTCGAAAATGTCACCAGAGTTGTAGACCTGTGTGCTGCCCCGGGCAGTTGGTCTCAAGTTCTCTCCAGAGTCCTGATCAAAAATGAAAAATTCGGCCGCTGTGCCTGGGAAGACCGTGAAGCCCAGTTCCGTCAGAGGATGCTCAACTTAATCCCATCAGCGTCCTCCCAAGAGGACAGCCAGCAAGAAACGAAGCAAGACGTTGAAATGGCCAACACACAAGATGAAACCACCGCCAGGCCAGACGTCAAGATCGTCTCCATCGATCTCCAGCCCATCAGCCCCCTCCCGGGCGTCATCACCCTCCGAGCCGACATCACCCACCCCGCCACcgtcccccttctcctcaaagCGCTGGACCCATCTTACGACCCCGAAacatccaccaaccaacaagcccaacaccCAGTCGACCTCGTCATCAGCGACGGTGCTCCTGATGTCACCGGTCTACACGACCTCGACATCTACGTTCAATCCCAGCTCCTCTTCGCcgccctcaacctcgccctctgcGTGTTGAAACCAGGCGGAAAGTTTGTCGCCAAAATTTTCCGGGGCCGCAACGTGGACCTCCTCTACGCCCAGCTCAAGGTCTTCTTCGAGAAAGTCCACGTGGCCAAGCCAAGGTCTTCCCGTGCGAGCAGTGTGGAAGCGTTCATCGTCTGCATCAACTTTCAGCCGCCAGAGGGTTTCAAGGCCAGCCTGGAGGAGCCCTTGGGCGTGGGTAGCCGGCTGGCTGAGTTGCAAGAGCAACAGCAAGACCCCATCTCGCAGTCTGAGCCATCAAAagcggatgatgatggtatCACTGAGGTTATCCTCGAGGACCTTTCCGGAAGCGATAACAAGAACAGATGGATAGCCCCTTTCATCGCCTGCGGTGACCTTTCGGCTTTCGATTCTGATGCCTCTTATAAGCTCGCAGCCGGTCACGTTTCTCTGCCTCCTGTGCAACCACCTACTGCGCCGCCTTACAAACGGGCTATTGAGTTGAGGAGGCAGAATGGAGGTGCCTATGGGAAGCCGGTAGTTGCCAAATAG
- a CDS encoding hypothetical protein (EggNog:ENOG503P93Z), whose product MAREGTRSSTGNSKPRVFQTVDTAPAVKRTTKPKAAKGETKGAKPTGVTKKKAAPKKETVAKKAKAAVKKAAPKKAAEKAEKTEKADKPEKAEKAEKAEKAEKVEKVEKAEKPKTTTKKKEAAAAK is encoded by the exons ATGGCTCGTGAAGGAACCCGTTCGTCCACCGGCAACTCCAAGCCGCGTGTCTTTCAGACTGTCGACACCGCTCCTGCCGTGAAGAGGaccaccaagcccaaggcTGCGAAGGGGGAGACCAAGGGCGCCAAACCCACCGGTGTaaccaagaagaaggccgcccCCAAGAAGGAGACTGTTGCGAAGAAG gccaaggctgctgtcaagaaggccgcgcccaagaaggccgccgagaaggccgagaagacGGAGAAGGCCGACAAGCCCgagaaggctgagaaggctgagaaggctgaaaaggccgagaaggTTGAGAAGGTCGAGAAAGCTGAGAAG CCCAAGACAAcaaccaagaagaaggaggctgctgctgccaaatAA
- a CDS encoding hypothetical protein (EggNog:ENOG503P9D9), producing the protein MHNPQPFGCDSLAGGPEPNMKGHWKQTGTGQPSTRMRLRDCCYNTGMFSAAVAFIGTSPPPHTFLIHQSPHPRSGHWQERNRPSGNHCCLPSSSRRLRPPHALKTMASTPNQSSAFLSGHRRARTRQLIKKPFKKIFIKSILLSAFTQQQPPPSPPPSTSFASSSSHQHRDPTPPPPPRSSPHSRPTSRRSSSTTTTITTTTSSQLIWRLSDDTLSCSSLQLAAHFNTTTQLSDSCTIPLSPYLYQEQQNIITPSNDSHPSPFSTPHHHHYYYYSTEHSHTNNHFYVTTMSGSRSSSLPPTPSGSMPIEQTPAFQKLLPVERARAFIHSVVFEEDEELSEEEREHITIKCEKTWTDLLKLGNLDEKEGTEECQKLVRAPVIGEGICHKLWKRLAAISRKGGYTNEASGFEAMRKNLVVEGKARREEKKREKEERRREREGRKGVEGLLDSLKLSPRRKDKEGSGSGERDEGEGGGEQEGEEGFWQAPETYTPRIAPPEMEAKDTPCPPGLLGLLEGDDDEMARWDQAAYHGRVGVLNREIEETVGGDEEEEAVKNAEDKNKRKAAEAKEGSRSCRPKLTKSKSWIGKIASMGEKVSYGLGVAGLAGSKGPKDDRSRKKSI; encoded by the exons ATGCACAATCCTCAACCATTCGGGTGCGATTCCCTAGCAGGGGGGCCAGAGCCCAA CATGAAAGGGCATTGGAAGCAAACAGGGACGGGGCAGCCCAGTACTCGTATGAGACTGCGGGACTGTTGCTATAATACCGGCATGTTCTCGGCCGCCGTTGCTTTCATAGGtaccagcccaccaccacacaccttTCTCATCCATCAGTCCCCTCACCCTCGGTCGGGACACTGGCAAGAGCGGAACAGGCCCAGCGGAAACCACTGCTGTCTCCCCTCGTCTAGCCGCCGGCTCAGACCACCGCACGCTTTGAAAACGATGGCTTCTACTCCAAACCAAAGCTCGGCTTTTCTGTCAGGCCACAGAAGAGCACGAACCAGACAGCTCATCAAGAAGCCTTTCAAGAAAATATTCATAAAGTCAATTTTGTTATCTGCGTTtacccagcagcaaccaccaccatcaccaccaccgagcaCATCTTTtgcatcttcatcctcccaccaacaccgagatccgactcctcctcctccccctcggtCGTCGCCTCACTCTCGACCCACCAGCCGACgatcttcctccaccaccaccaccatcaccaccaccaccagcagccaacTTATCTGGAGACTCTCTGACGACACCCTCTCTTGTTCTAGCCTACAGCTAGCAGCACATTTCAACACAACCACCCAGCTATCCGACTCTTGCACCATTCCACTCTCGCCTTACCTTTACCAAGAACAACAGAATATCATCACGCCCTCCAACGACAGCCACCCAAGCCCCTTCTccacacctcaccaccaccactactactactactccACCGAGCATTCccacaccaacaaccacttCTACGTCACCACCATGTCTGGCAGCAGATCCTCGTcccttcccccaaccccctcggGTTCCATGCCCATTGAACAGACACCCGCCTTCCAGAAACTTCTCCCCGTCGAGCGCGCACGAGCATTCATCCACTCTGTCGTGtttgaagaagacgaggagctgtccgaggaagagagggagcacatcaccatcaagtGCGAAAAGACATGGACGGACCTGCTGAAGCTGGGGAATTtggacgagaaggaggggacAGAGGAGTGTCAGAAGTTGGTGCGCGCGCCGgtgattggggaggggatttgTCACAAGTTGTGGAAGAGGCTGGCGGCGATttcgaggaagggggggtacACGAATGAGGCGTCTGGTTTTGAGGCGATGAGGAAGaatttggtggtggagggcaaGGCGAggcgggaggagaagaagagggagaaggaggagagaaggagggagagggagggaaggaagggggtggaggggttgttggattCGTTGAAGCTGAgcccgaggaggaaggataaggaggggagcgggagcggggagcgggatgaaggggaggggggtggagagcaggagggagaggagggttttTGGCAGGCTCCTGAAACGTATACACCAAGGATTGCGCCGCCCGAGATGGAGGCGAAGGACACGCCTTGTCCGCctgggttgttgggtttgttggagggggacgatgatgagatggCCAGATGGGATCAGGCTGCCTATCATGGGAGGGTAGGGGTGCTGAACCGGGAGATTGAGGAAACTGTTGGgggggacgaggaggaagaggctgtCAAGAACGCTGAGGATAAAAATAAGCGgaaggcggccgaggcgaAGGAGGGGAGCAGGTCTTGTCGGCCAAAGCTTACTAAGAGCAAGAGCTGGATTGGGAAGATAGCTAGCATGGGGGAGAAGGTTTCttatgggttgggggttgcaGGGCTTGCTGGGTCTAAGGGTCCGAAGGATGATAGGAGTAGGAAGAAGTCTATCTGA
- a CDS encoding hypothetical protein (EggNog:ENOG503P54S; COG:U; COG:Z) yields the protein MSSKRHSILPAVSAGPKPPVHFSSSITIAESALLTGTNLITISSESVIHPRAKLDSLAGRITIGRRCVVHERTMIGAIGTSGKVTEQAVTLGDYATVEVAASIEAGNTIIGEGTTVGVGSKVGAGAVIGKHCTLTPHTEVPAGEVIPDFTVIYSNGMRRIDKRGVADLKNKGQARQIDVLRRMIPTNPAKFA from the exons ATGTCTTCCAAACGCCactccatcctccccgccgtCTCAGCAGGCCCTAAACCACCAGTccacttctcctcctccatcaccatcgccgaatcggccctcctcaccggtacaaacctcatcaccatctcttcCGAGTCCGTCATCCACCCCCGCGCCAAACTCGACTCCCTCGCCGGGCGCATCACCATTGGCCGTCGCTGTGTGGTTCACGAGCGCACCATGATCGGTGCCATTGGAACATCGGGCAAAGTAACCGAACAAGCCGTGACCCTCGGAGACTACGCGACCGTCGAAGTGGCCGCCTCCATCGAAGCTGGTAATACCATCATCGGGGAGGGAACCACAGTTGGAGTTGGCTCAAAAGTTGGGGCGGGCGCGGTAATAGGAAAG CATTGCACCCTAACCCCCCACACCGAAGTCCCAGCCGGCGAGGTCATCCCCGATTTCACAGTCATCTATTCCAACGGAATGAGGAGGATAGACAAGCGAGGGGTGGCAGACCTGAAGAACAAGGGGCAGGCGAGGCAGATTGATgtgctgaggaggatgataCCCACTAATCCGGCCAAGTTTGCCTGA